A single Sulfurimonas aquatica DNA region contains:
- a CDS encoding HNH endonuclease: protein MPRITIKEITYIYELAKSVYFNQTSKKNALIEAEKLGMNRGSASDIIYNFKCMYEGRHYARTNNAETLEYFFENFLKDFGESILKNALQSVMLNIEYYEKKSPTNMHKSRQIVHKYTNMLNRQATIIYPDDIDETEIHYEGAKKETTVNRYERDSSAREKCIEYYGLKCQVCLFNFEDTYGAIGTGFIHVHHIRPISEIGKEYRLNPIKDLRPVCPNCHAMLHKENPPINIDKLKEIIYK from the coding sequence ATGCCAAGAATTACAATAAAAGAAATTACATATATTTATGAACTTGCCAAAAGTGTATACTTTAATCAAACTAGTAAAAAAAATGCATTAATTGAAGCGGAAAAACTTGGTATGAATAGAGGTTCTGCATCAGATATAATTTATAACTTTAAATGTATGTATGAAGGTCGTCATTATGCCAGAACAAATAATGCCGAAACTTTGGAATATTTTTTTGAAAACTTTTTAAAGGACTTTGGTGAAAGCATACTTAAAAATGCACTCCAATCTGTAATGTTAAATATCGAGTACTATGAAAAAAAATCTCCAACCAATATGCATAAGAGTAGACAAATAGTTCATAAGTACACCAATATGCTAAATCGTCAGGCAACTATTATTTACCCAGATGATATAGATGAAACTGAAATTCACTACGAAGGTGCAAAAAAAGAAACTACAGTAAATCGTTATGAAAGAGACTCCAGTGCAAGAGAAAAATGTATTGAATACTATGGCTTAAAATGCCAAGTATGCTTGTTTAACTTTGAAGATACATATGGTGCTATTGGAACAGGTTTTATACATGTCCATCATATAAGACCTATTTCTGAGATTGGAAAAGAATACAGATTAAACCCAATAAAGGACCTTCGACCAGTATGCCCAAATTGTCATGCAATGCTTCATAAAGAAAATCCACCTATTAATATTGATAAATTAAAAGAAATTATATATAAATGA
- a CDS encoding response regulator transcription factor: MEKKKSMYKLLYVEDETEVRRNYVEYLKRFFDTIYEAKDAQDALRIYKTKHPTILIIDINLPGMSGIEFLQKIRESDHTTRAIMLTANSDVETLLNASELKLTKYLVKPVSRSDLKSAIELAQEEIHNFSITSNTIIKMKDSYYWDQENKQLMHQDVVDTLTRKEIELLSLLFSNINKIFSSDDIIYELWYDSDEPRGDALKTLIKGLRRKLPEGTIKNVFGVGYKIEL, from the coding sequence ATGGAAAAGAAAAAGTCAATGTATAAACTTCTATATGTAGAAGATGAAACTGAAGTAAGACGTAACTATGTAGAGTATTTAAAACGTTTTTTTGATACCATCTATGAGGCTAAAGATGCACAAGATGCACTTAGAATTTATAAAACAAAGCATCCTACAATTTTAATTATAGATATAAATCTACCGGGGATGAGCGGGATTGAATTTCTTCAAAAGATACGAGAGAGTGATCACACAACAAGAGCTATCATGTTAACTGCCAACTCTGATGTCGAAACACTTCTAAATGCGAGTGAGTTAAAGCTGACAAAATATCTTGTTAAACCTGTTTCTCGCTCGGACTTAAAAAGTGCCATAGAGTTGGCACAAGAAGAGATACATAACTTTTCGATTACTTCAAACACAATAATAAAAATGAAAGATTCATACTACTGGGACCAAGAAAACAAACAGTTGATGCATCAAGATGTAGTAGATACTTTAACAAGAAAAGAGATAGAACTTTTAAGTCTACTATTTTCAAATATAAACAAAATATTTAGCTCAGATGATATAATTTATGAGTTATGGTATGACTCAGATGAACCTAGAGGCGATGCTCTTAAAACTCTTATCAAAGGTTTAAGAAGGAAGCTTCCCGAGGGAACTATAAAAAATGTTTTTGGCGTTGGATATAAAATAGAGCTTTAA
- a CDS encoding sensor domain-containing diguanylate cyclase, with protein MEMITKLICEKNKISYVVFDKKFLIKDFNSSLELIVDEPDNLKQATDIREVMWEFVGLENRMEELYSGLESVIHFPMIKKDENYYDLDVETYINEENERVFIAYLIQKPKESLGYINMIKEINRRTLILESDDKKNQEEHYNLINKKLLSFNVDMDGIITLSNDAFSYFFDLSSDQILGKHFSYFFKARDLTLHGNTSIIFNAINQKEEIISFHANIIPLAKEGITYENIIICQDVTYLKRIEKELVFAASHDSLTGLANRSQLLKKMDRSITKRNGVLGNFSICCIDLDKFKPVNDNYGHHAGDMLLKHIAKVLTDFVRKKDMVARIGGDEFVIFFDSLSEKKSLCKMIERIEELPSKKPFIYSEEDIIEFSFSLGVASFPRDAKDSQTLLNVADKAMYMSKKSEH; from the coding sequence ATGGAGATGATTACTAAGCTCATTTGTGAGAAAAATAAAATATCTTATGTGGTTTTTGACAAAAAATTCCTTATAAAAGATTTTAACTCTTCACTTGAGCTTATAGTAGATGAACCAGATAATTTAAAGCAAGCAACAGATATACGAGAGGTTATGTGGGAGTTTGTTGGTTTAGAAAACCGCATGGAAGAACTCTATAGTGGGCTTGAGAGTGTTATCCATTTTCCGATGATAAAAAAAGATGAGAACTATTATGACCTTGATGTTGAAACATATATCAATGAAGAGAATGAAAGAGTTTTTATCGCTTATCTTATACAAAAACCTAAAGAGTCTCTTGGTTATATAAATATGATAAAAGAGATAAATAGACGAACACTTATCTTAGAGAGTGATGATAAAAAAAATCAAGAAGAACACTATAATCTTATTAATAAAAAATTACTTAGTTTTAATGTTGATATGGATGGGATCATAACACTTAGCAATGATGCATTTTCTTATTTTTTTGACCTCTCAAGTGATCAAATTTTAGGAAAGCATTTCTCCTACTTTTTTAAAGCAAGAGATCTCACCTTACATGGAAACACAAGTATTATTTTTAATGCAATTAACCAAAAAGAGGAGATTATCTCTTTTCATGCTAATATTATTCCCTTAGCAAAAGAGGGGATAACTTATGAAAATATCATTATCTGTCAAGATGTAACTTATCTTAAGCGCATAGAAAAAGAGTTAGTGTTCGCCGCAAGTCACGATAGTCTCACAGGACTTGCAAACCGTTCTCAACTTTTAAAAAAAATGGATAGATCAATTACTAAACGAAATGGAGTTTTAGGTAATTTTTCGATCTGTTGTATTGATTTAGATAAATTTAAGCCAGTTAATGACAACTATGGACACCATGCAGGAGATATGTTACTCAAGCATATTGCAAAAGTACTTACAGATTTCGTACGTAAAAAAGATATGGTTGCGCGTATAGGTGGTGATGAATTTGTTATATTTTTTGATTCTTTAAGTGAAAAAAAATCTCTTTGTAAAATGATAGAAAGAATAGAAGAACTTCCATCTAAAAAACCTTTTATATACAGTGAAGAAGATATTATTGAGTTTTCTTTTAGTTTAGGTGTTGCCTCATTTCCTAGAGATGCTAAGGACTCTCAGACACTTTTAAATGTTGCTGATAAAGCTATGTATATGTCAAAGAAGAGTGAGCATTAA
- a CDS encoding DUF2075 domain-containing protein, whose protein sequence is MSFECITRDFIFDHTASYNILDKAPTYYNFPTVYIIYSEKDKQAYIGETTNIINRLKQHLAHPEKKKLKNIKIIFSHYFNKSSVLDIESNLIQNMLGDGHYKLLNGNDGIVNHQYYQKEKYENTFKDIWKNLQFENLVKHDLLDIQNSDLFKYSPYKSLSDDQFTSLKSYLYTLLSPEITNTTFIQGSAGTGKTILAVYLIKLLLSEVDEDEESDLEVNSLIELAQRVKVKIGKKVLNIALVVPMTPLRKTLKKVFKSIHGLTPSMVIGPNEVKKAHYDLLVVDESHRLKRRKNITGYGEFDKTNKHFNLDKYEGTELDWIMLSSDNQLFFYDAKQSIKPSDIEKKKFDAIKQQANVLVLKSQLRVEGGGDYIEFVDKLLTNNTSELVKWDAPHYELKLFSSMKFMLDSLQEKEKEHGLTRIISGYSWKWVSKESTQPDVTIDGIDLYWNRKLEDWINSVNDITEMGCIHTTQGYDLNYSGIIFGSEITYNETTKQIEVIKENYHDRNGKASINESQLHDYIINIYKTIMYRAIKGTYVYCYDKKLEAYFRRYINI, encoded by the coding sequence ATGTCATTTGAGTGCATAACTAGAGACTTTATATTTGACCACACTGCTTCTTATAATATTCTTGATAAAGCACCTACGTATTATAATTTTCCTACAGTGTATATAATTTATAGTGAAAAAGATAAACAAGCTTACATTGGTGAAACAACTAATATAATTAATCGGCTCAAGCAACATTTAGCTCATCCAGAAAAAAAGAAACTAAAAAATATCAAGATTATATTTAGCCATTACTTTAATAAATCATCTGTACTAGACATAGAGTCCAACCTTATTCAGAACATGCTTGGAGATGGTCACTATAAACTTCTTAACGGAAATGATGGAATAGTAAATCATCAGTATTATCAAAAAGAGAAATACGAAAATACATTTAAAGATATATGGAAAAACCTTCAGTTCGAGAACCTTGTAAAACATGACCTTCTAGATATTCAAAACTCTGATTTATTTAAATATTCTCCATATAAAAGTCTCTCTGATGACCAGTTTACATCTCTAAAGAGTTATTTATACACTTTACTCTCACCTGAAATTACAAATACAACATTCATACAAGGTAGTGCTGGTACTGGAAAAACAATACTAGCTGTTTATCTAATCAAGCTTTTATTGAGTGAAGTCGATGAAGATGAAGAAAGTGACTTAGAAGTTAATTCTCTTATTGAATTAGCCCAAAGAGTAAAAGTAAAAATCGGGAAGAAGGTGTTAAATATAGCTTTAGTTGTTCCTATGACACCACTTAGAAAGACTCTCAAGAAAGTTTTTAAAAGTATACATGGACTAACACCTAGTATGGTTATTGGACCCAATGAAGTTAAGAAGGCTCATTATGATTTACTTGTTGTTGATGAGTCACACCGATTAAAAAGAAGAAAGAACATCACTGGGTACGGAGAGTTTGATAAAACAAATAAGCATTTTAATCTTGATAAGTATGAAGGTACAGAATTAGACTGGATAATGTTATCAAGTGATAATCAATTGTTCTTCTATGATGCTAAGCAATCCATTAAACCTTCGGATATAGAGAAAAAGAAATTTGATGCTATAAAACAGCAAGCAAATGTACTTGTATTAAAATCTCAGTTGAGAGTTGAAGGTGGTGGTGACTATATAGAATTTGTTGATAAACTACTTACAAACAATACATCAGAGTTAGTAAAGTGGGATGCACCTCACTATGAACTTAAGTTATTTTCATCTATGAAATTTATGCTAGACTCCTTGCAAGAAAAAGAGAAAGAGCATGGTCTTACTAGGATAATATCTGGTTATTCGTGGAAGTGGGTTTCAAAAGAAAGTACTCAACCAGATGTAACTATTGACGGCATAGACCTTTATTGGAATAGAAAACTAGAAGATTGGATTAATTCTGTTAATGACATTACAGAAATGGGTTGTATACATACAACACAAGGATATGACTTAAACTATTCAGGAATTATATTTGGTAGTGAGATTACATACAATGAAACTACTAAGCAAATAGAAGTTATTAAAGAGAATTACCACGATAGAAATGGTAAAGCTAGTATCAATGAGAGTCAACTTCACGACTACATTATCAATATATATAAAACTATAATGTATAGAGCTATTAAGGGAACATATGTATATTGCTACGATAAAAAGCTTGAAGCATACTTTAGAAGGTATATAAACATATGA
- a CDS encoding Rab family GTPase, translated as MIAYKVVMVGDFGVGKTSLVRRIVDNSFSDEYLSTIGVSISKKNLDNATLMLWDIEGHTEFKPIFKQYLLGSKGFIIVADITRENTIESIKRHIELCHSIMPGSPICVALNKCDMKHDVSEENRQELKKLSETIVDIYFTSAKNGDSVLEIFTALNDSIATQIKKR; from the coding sequence ATGATAGCATATAAAGTAGTTATGGTTGGAGACTTTGGTGTTGGTAAAACAAGCTTGGTCCGCCGTATTGTAGATAATAGCTTTAGTGATGAGTATCTCAGCACAATTGGCGTTTCAATATCAAAAAAAAATTTAGATAATGCAACTCTAATGCTATGGGATATTGAAGGACATACAGAGTTTAAACCAATATTTAAACAGTATTTACTGGGTTCTAAAGGCTTTATAATAGTCGCAGATATTACTCGTGAAAATACTATAGAATCTATAAAAAGGCATATAGAACTCTGTCACTCCATTATGCCTGGTTCACCAATCTGTGTGGCCCTTAACAAGTGTGATATGAAACATGATGTGTCTGAGGAAAATAGACAAGAGTTAAAAAAACTTAGTGAAACTATTGTTGATATCTACTTTACTTCTGCTAAAAATGGGGACTCTGTTTTAGAAATATTTACTGCATTAAATGATAGTATAGCCACACAAATAAAGAAAAGATAA
- a CDS encoding OmpA family protein, translating to MKENEETISQDKALEEALKPIVNSLIDKNYETSQDKIASQMAPLIGSAIREQIRSQKDDVVDALYPVLGNMISRYVTKTLEELLENINKQVQEGLSFEALKRKVQAKIQGVSETELLFSQSSTSNIQAILLIDKETGIVLAHAENPNHAVSEPEMLASMMTAIRSFVNDWVEQSDTHQELGEIDYGGNKIILEASGYSYLAVIVKGAASKTTYDMIRGTLEKVVLEYGEEIKAFNGDLESFSNLEVTRELAKVLDTKQVEEEPKEAKKIHPLIFILPILLLIWIAYAMYNNYQNDALQSQANELLYKTPQLTSFRINANLKDEQFTLSGEVPFSYHKQLAQKLLTGIDGIQEVKNNIIVTSGLKDPMQISANINYLLSGLNTQEGINIDYYYDYDNVTLIGNVWSSNYKDKVLNAIQKIDAQMSIKDEIKVVPPKLDKSIYFDKGSSSLTKEAHTSLIEIIILLEKLKGDGLITITSYSDLIGSVKRNRELSEQRTRNILNYLQEEGKLKNEFLLINKETPPEGVDPSVDPEKARCVIISYKKGINDSI from the coding sequence ATGAAAGAAAATGAAGAGACTATATCTCAAGATAAGGCTTTAGAGGAAGCTCTTAAGCCAATAGTTAACTCTCTTATTGATAAAAATTATGAGACATCTCAAGATAAAATAGCATCTCAAATGGCACCTCTTATTGGTAGTGCTATTCGTGAGCAGATAAGATCTCAAAAAGATGATGTAGTTGATGCCCTCTATCCTGTTTTAGGTAATATGATAAGTCGTTATGTGACTAAGACTTTAGAAGAGTTGTTAGAGAACATAAATAAGCAGGTTCAAGAAGGTCTCTCCTTTGAAGCTCTTAAGCGAAAAGTACAGGCTAAGATTCAAGGTGTGAGTGAAACTGAGTTACTATTTTCACAAAGTTCAACTTCTAATATTCAAGCCATACTTTTAATAGACAAAGAGACAGGTATAGTACTTGCACATGCCGAAAACCCTAACCATGCAGTAAGTGAACCTGAAATGTTAGCCTCTATGATGACGGCTATTAGAAGCTTCGTTAATGATTGGGTAGAGCAGAGTGATACTCATCAAGAGCTCGGTGAGATAGATTATGGCGGTAACAAAATAATTCTTGAAGCAAGTGGCTATAGTTACCTCGCAGTTATTGTAAAAGGGGCGGCAAGTAAAACTACCTATGACATGATTAGGGGTACACTTGAGAAAGTCGTATTGGAGTATGGTGAAGAGATAAAAGCATTTAATGGAGACCTAGAGAGTTTTTCTAACCTTGAAGTTACTAGGGAGTTAGCTAAAGTCTTAGATACTAAGCAGGTAGAAGAAGAGCCAAAAGAAGCTAAAAAAATTCATCCACTTATATTTATATTGCCGATTCTTTTATTGATTTGGATAGCTTATGCTATGTACAATAACTATCAAAATGATGCATTGCAAAGCCAAGCAAATGAACTACTCTATAAAACGCCACAACTTACATCTTTTCGAATAAATGCAAACCTAAAAGATGAGCAATTTACCCTGAGTGGAGAAGTTCCATTCTCTTACCATAAGCAACTAGCTCAAAAACTTTTAACTGGCATAGATGGAATACAAGAAGTAAAAAATAATATAATTGTCACTTCTGGACTTAAAGACCCAATGCAAATTAGTGCTAATATAAACTATCTATTATCTGGACTTAATACTCAAGAGGGGATAAACATTGATTATTATTACGACTATGACAATGTCACACTCATTGGTAATGTTTGGAGTAGTAACTATAAAGATAAAGTTTTAAATGCCATACAAAAGATAGATGCACAGATGAGCATAAAAGATGAAATTAAAGTTGTTCCACCAAAATTAGATAAGAGTATTTACTTTGATAAAGGCTCATCAAGCCTTACAAAAGAAGCTCATACATCTTTAATAGAGATAATAATACTTTTAGAAAAGTTAAAGGGTGATGGTTTGATAACAATTACATCTTATAGTGACTTGATTGGTTCAGTAAAACGTAACCGTGAGCTCTCTGAACAAAGAACTAGAAATATACTGAACTATCTTCAAGAAGAGGGAAAACTTAAAAATGAGTTTCTTCTTATAAATAAAGAGACCCCGCCAGAGGGAGTTGATCCAAGTGTGGATCCAGAGAAGGCGAGATGTGTCATAATCTCGTATAAAAAGGGAATAAATGATAGCATATAA
- a CDS encoding DUF445 domain-containing protein: protein MKINKSLITNLIAVALIALSYLLLELHSALLFSGLFALSGALTNQLAVHMLFEKVPFLYGSGVIPSRFEAFKEAIKNLMMSEFFTREQLESFFEDEEKKINLEPIIEETDFTPAFDALSKTVMESSFGGMLGMFGGEAALDNLREPFSLKMKAAVIKIVNSQAFNATLATHMQSSSLNDDMLKSIESVIDTRLNELTPQLVKEILQKLIKEHLEWLVVWGGVFGGLIGLVSSFFI from the coding sequence TTGAAAATAAATAAAAGTTTAATAACTAACCTCATAGCAGTAGCACTAATCGCACTCTCATATCTTCTTTTGGAACTACACTCCGCCCTACTCTTTAGCGGTCTTTTTGCACTCTCTGGAGCCCTTACAAACCAACTTGCTGTTCATATGCTATTTGAAAAAGTTCCTTTTCTTTATGGCTCGGGCGTCATTCCCTCGCGTTTCGAGGCTTTCAAAGAGGCTATAAAAAACCTAATGATGAGTGAATTTTTTACACGAGAGCAGTTAGAGAGTTTTTTTGAAGATGAAGAGAAAAAAATAAACCTAGAGCCTATCATAGAAGAGACAGATTTCACACCTGCATTTGATGCACTAAGTAAAACGGTAATGGAGTCATCATTTGGTGGAATGCTCGGTATGTTTGGAGGAGAAGCAGCACTAGATAATCTTCGAGAGCCATTTTCACTAAAGATGAAAGCTGCAGTAATAAAGATAGTAAACTCGCAAGCATTTAACGCGACATTAGCTACTCATATGCAAAGTTCATCACTTAATGATGATATGTTAAAGTCGATTGAGAGTGTCATAGACACGAGACTAAACGAGCTAACGCCACAACTCGTAAAAGAGATTCTCCAAAAACTCATAAAAGAACATCTAGAGTGGCTAGTCGTTTGGGGTGGAGTTTTTGGTGGGCTAATTGGGCTTGTTAGTTCATTTTTCATATAG
- a CDS encoding sensor histidine kinase has protein sequence MFDEIQREKIDAEKLDSLKSMMDNIAHQWRQPLSQINSSVSMIDKILYDKGINEPLIEEKLLEIEALTKYMSNTIDDFRGYFAQNTLKTKANLNETLQDAIEMFKPGLQEKSITLKANLMIDAQHECYHGELKQIIIVLLNNAKDALLNRNTYNAKIELELTENESEYLIAICDNAGGITKSVMSKIFEPYYTTKHKSQGTGLGLYMAKKILNERLDGSLNVKNQNDGSCFYIALPKE, from the coding sequence ATGTTTGATGAAATTCAAAGAGAAAAAATAGATGCTGAGAAGTTAGATTCACTCAAATCAATGATGGATAATATCGCACATCAGTGGAGACAACCACTCTCTCAAATCAACTCTTCAGTAAGTATGATAGATAAAATACTTTATGATAAAGGTATTAATGAACCATTGATTGAAGAGAAACTTTTAGAGATAGAAGCACTTACAAAATACATGTCAAATACCATAGATGATTTCAGAGGTTATTTTGCACAAAACACTCTTAAAACAAAAGCTAACCTCAATGAAACCCTACAAGATGCAATAGAGATGTTCAAGCCTGGTCTACAAGAGAAATCTATCACACTCAAGGCTAACTTAATGATAGATGCTCAACATGAATGTTATCATGGTGAATTAAAACAGATAATAATTGTACTATTAAACAATGCTAAAGATGCCCTACTTAACAGAAACACTTATAATGCAAAAATAGAGCTTGAACTTACTGAAAATGAAAGTGAATATCTCATTGCTATTTGTGATAATGCTGGTGGTATTACTAAAAGTGTTATGAGTAAGATTTTTGAGCCTTATTATACAACGAAGCATAAGTCGCAAGGGACCGGATTAGGACTCTATATGGCAAAAAAAATCCTAAATGAACGCCTAGATGGCTCCTTGAATGTTAAAAATCAAAATGATGGTAGTTGTTTTTATATAGCACTACCAAAAGAGTAG
- a CDS encoding nucleotide pyrophosphohydrolase: MDIKKINYKIEQFSIQRDWNKYHSPKNIVMALTGEVGELNEIFQWLTEEQSNNLPSGTKQHAKEEVADIAIYLLKLCTKLDIDLEEAIIEKMKKNEEKYPIDKVKGSFKKYTDI, encoded by the coding sequence ATGGATATAAAAAAGATTAATTATAAAATTGAACAGTTTTCAATACAACGAGATTGGAATAAATACCACTCACCAAAAAATATTGTAATGGCTCTAACTGGAGAAGTAGGTGAACTAAACGAAATATTTCAATGGTTAACTGAAGAACAATCTAATAATTTACCTTCAGGTACAAAACAACATGCTAAAGAAGAGGTAGCAGATATTGCCATTTACTTATTGAAACTATGCACTAAGCTAGATATAGACTTAGAAGAAGCAATTATCGAAAAGATGAAAAAGAATGAAGAGAAATACCCTATTGATAAGGTGAAAGGCTCATTTAAAAAGTATACGGATATTTAA